The segment ATTATAAAATTTTGAGACTTATCGCATCGAACGCGCGCATTCCGTTCTTGGAAGTGGCTCGTGAATGCAATGTATCGGGAGCAGCCATACACCAACGCGTGCAAAAACTGACCAATCTCGGCATCATCAAAGGGTCGGAATTTACCCTCGACTCCAACCGAATCGGCTTCGAGACGTGCGCCTACATCGGTGTGTACCTGCAATCTCCGGGTCAATTCAAAGAGGTCATCGATAAATTGCAACATATTCCCGAAGTCGTAGAATGCCACTATACCACCGGTCAATATGATATGTTCTTGAAAATATACGCCCGCAACAACAACCACCTGTTGCAAATTATCCACACCAAACTGCAACCGCTGGGGCTGGCGCGTACCGAATCGATTATCTCCTTCAAAGAAGCGTTCCGCCGCCAACTTCCCATCGAGAATCTTTCTTCCTACGAAAGAGCCGACAATTACAGCGAGCCTATCGAGGAATCGGACAAGACTCCCGATGAAGAACCGGTAAAAAAGAAAAGAGGCAGAAAAAG is part of the Candidatus Caccoplasma merdavium genome and harbors:
- a CDS encoding Lrp/AsnC ligand binding domain-containing protein — protein: MGHHQLDNLDYKILRLIASNARIPFLEVARECNVSGAAIHQRVQKLTNLGIIKGSEFTLDSNRIGFETCAYIGVYLQSPGQFKEVIDKLQHIPEVVECHYTTGQYDMFLKIYARNNNHLLQIIHTKLQPLGLARTESIISFKEAFRRQLPIENLSSYERADNYSEPIEESDKTPDEEPVKKKRGRKSNADM